accaACAACTCAGCTtcaactctgtactagggattatatagcaacaatgtatcctgcttgaggacagtttctcctacctgaaaaccttctgactaatcctgatattttagaatgtatattatgggagtgggtctggtaggatctttctatttttaagttctagtcctgttatcctaaaatgtaaattgtgagagtgggtctggtaagatttATACAACCCTGAGACAGTCTTTTGATTAATTGTAATAACCAattataaaaaagtatataactccctggCTAACACCAGCAAGGGGCGCAGTCTcagtcccccttctgatgtctatgtcagaagctttctctgtcccttttcttactttagtGAAACTCctctacacaaaagctcttgagtgatcaaacctggtccctggtcccgaagctaaatcttcttcggagatcatgaatccaacaCAATTGACCATAAGCTATCAGGATGCAGCCTAGGAGTCTGGAGCTGAGCTTCAAGCCAGAACCACGTGAGGACCACACAGTCCTCGCCCTCTGCCCTCATTCTGGTGTCCAttcttctctccccttcccttccctacGTGGCAGGGCCAGGCCAGGAGAGAGGAGACACGTAGATGGGGGACTGGCCTAAGAGCCTCTGGGGATGGTGAGAAAGCAGCTGGGGTACACGAGACTATGAAGGCCGTTTATACCGAAGCAGCCTCCGGAATCTCGGGTTCCTTCTCTAACCAGCACAGTCGTGAAACATACCACTATGTTTGCACAGCAGGATGAGCTACGGTCCTGTGTATTTGTTCCTTTTTCATGAAATGTCACACTCTGCATGTCTCCTGATGGTAGCGGGGGTGGTGGACTTCATACAAGGGGCCACCCTTCAGGAAACAAAGTCCAGGAATTCCTTCCTGTCACCTGCTCACTTTAGCTCTCAGAGCAGCACCCTTCCATTGTCTCAGAGCTCTTCGGTCCTCCTGATGGTGCGTTGGAAGCAGCAGCCCAAGTGGACCTCTAAGCTTGGGGGCACCCTGTCCCTGGCGTCCAGCCCAGAGCTCGCGTCACCCCTACTGTGGACCCCTTGCCCCCACTGTCTCCAATCTGGCCTCACTCTCTGCATCTCGGAGCTCTACTCTTCCTGTTCCTGTCCAGACAACCTCCCAGCCCAAGATAGCCGCAGGGTTGGCATTCCCTTACAAGTCGTATATGAAGGTCCCCAGATAATAGTCCCCTGTCACAATTGTTGTGATTCAGATAAATGGACAGTCGAGGTCACTTTTGCTGAGTGTCATGACGGCTAGTAAATAACAACCCTGTGCGATGTGAATAATGACAAAAGGCTATGATTATGAATGACTATTCAAATGATTCCTAAATTCCCAATCTTTGATGAAAGTGATCAGTGAGCCTGGGTAGTAGAAGACTATCCTTTCTGAGGTTTAGCCAGCAGCGTGTTGCCAGGATGGTGTGTCAGCCACCACAGAGCCAGAGAGGACCTCAGTGTCCACAAACAGGCAGTTGGAGCAGATGAAAGGCTGTAGCAGATGACAGGTGCAGTCACCAGCCTGCTCCCCAGACCCCATCATCCCCAGGCTCAAATGAGGGTGGGAAGTAGCTGGCTTCGTCACAGTCTTATTTGTCCACGTGTGGGTCATGGGCATTTCCTCACTGGAGCAATAAAGGAACCCTGGCATTTGAAATCCAGAATGTAGTGGTTGTTCATTCTCCTCTACATTACTGTGCAATGCACAAATATTGTAATCATAATAGCTGTGGTAAATACTCACTAGTTCTGTTCCGTTTATTCACTGGAACAAGAAGATGATCTGACTTGCCAAAATAACCATCAGGGCACAGAAGCCTTGAGATATAGCTTTGTGATTGAGTCCAACACAAATACGTGTGAGTCATACACTGGGAACTTCTGACAGGGTGCAGGGATCGCCCCTGCCCATAACTTAAAcctccagaggctaagactctgtatCTAACTTGCATTTCATTCTGTTGTTCACTTCCACCTTAACATAATGTGAAATCAATGTAAATAGCTAGATGTGGCTACTGTGAACTTCCCTGCTGTGGAACTGCAGAACTTACTCTTAAGAACTGGAAGCACAACTTCCCTTGTGGGTCACTGGGAGTGGTGGCAGGTGGGGCCATGAGTCACTGGGAGTGGTCGTACGGGGAGTCATaaatctctgggagttgggttGTAGGTGGGGTCATGGGTCAGTGGAAATGGTGATCAATGGGGTCACTCTACCCTCTGGTTCAAGGACCATGCATCTTACCTCGTGGGGAACTAAGGATGGCAGATGTGGAGCATGTCCAGTCCCTGGAGGGTGACACCCCAGTACCACGGGCTCTCATATCCCAGTGTGCACCCCACGTGTGCTTTGTAGAGGCCAATCCACTGTTCCAGAAGACCAGCAGCTTCTGGATGGTGGGGGCTGAGATAGCGACTTTGGATCCCATGGCCACTTGCCCTCTGAGCCCCTGGTGTGCTGTTAGAGGGTCTCTTGGTCTTGGATGGTTTTGTGAAATACCCTGTGTCAGTCAGTTCTGCTTTCTGTGAGCCCTCAAATAGTGATGCCAGACAAGGTGCTGCAAGAAGGAAAGCGAAACCCACATCTAGAATGTGTACCTATCGATTTCAGTAAAGAtgaacttctcctccttcaaggATGGAAGTGAGATGTTGTGATCAACTCACCATTAGTGGCTCAATGATCTGGAGGGACGGTGCCACTGAGGGATCGGCATCACTCTCTGTCATGGTGGGGCAAACACCTGGTAGGTGCCGTAGCTCATCCGGCCTGCTGGTGGCGCCTGTGCTGCTGAGCCCAGATGCAGCATCATCCTTGGCCCCAGGGCTCCTCCACGCATGAGAGCACTGTGCAGCCCTGAGGGACCACTGACAGAGGCTGGGCGCtctcagttcttcaggcactgggTCTTCAGTGATGTTTCTTGCCTCTTGTGTGCTGCATGCTTTTGTGAGTAGCAAGAGGCAATGCAGATATCTTCCTTTTTTGGTGTCCCTTCCTATAGGTTCATTGATGTACCCCTTCTCAAAACCTACTTGTGGCAATCTACCAAAATGTCTCATTCTAAGTACCTGACTGGCTGGCTAATCCATTTTCCATCGTCTTTAAGCCCATGTCTATTCTTGACATGGGCCATTTCCTTTATCCATAAATAGTGGATCCCTAGAGGCACCATCAGAAGTTGCATCCACTGGGAGCAGATTTCCGCTCGCCCCTGTCTCTATGGCCACATGTGGTGGAGGTGGTACTGCAGCAGGAGTCCATTTCCACCTGCAGTTTCAGTTCAGCCAACCCACCCCTCATCTATGCTCAGCATTTCTACACCCCCAGCAGCTGGTCAGAAAAGAACTTTCTGGTCCATTAATCTCCAGGAATAAATGGTGGCAGAGGTGCTTGTGACACATTTGCAGGTCATACTGGTGTTTAGCTCACCTTCTTGTAATCTATGGCCCTGCTTGGGTCTGATCTCCTCAGAGAAGCCACTTCTGTTTTGCGGTGGACTACTGTTGCAGTCGCCTCCCTTTGTGGGTCTGACAGAACCTAGCTCATGAGGACCAATGTCCGCATGCTGTATGCCGAGGAGGTGGCCATGTGTTCCAGCAAAGATAACAAACCTGGCAAAGCAGTTGCTATCGAGTGGGTGGTGGTCCAGTGTCCTCCTCAGGAGCCTAGAGGTTTGAGTAGGGTCCAGACCGCTGAGGAGGTTCGGTGGGGACCACCTCCCTGCATCCTTTTGGTGTTAAGGGTGTCATTAATGTTTCACATCTCCCAAACCAGAGGGAATCTTGGTTTGTATTTACTGTCACAGTCAAGGTGCAGGGAGTGCACTTGGTCTCCCCGCTCTGATAGCTTCTATACTAATGGGCTTGTGTGCATTCAGGGCTTGTGCCCATCATCATTTGGAGGTGGCAGGCAGGAGCTCTCTGGGTCAGATCTAGGCCAGACCTCCATATGTTCCTGGTGCACACATGCTCCCCCTCCACTGCGGACACTGACGGAGTGAAGGCCTGACTATCACTTCCCACAGCATCCTGCTTCTAGATGTCCTTACAATGTTTGcgtctttcctctctctcccatGTCCAGTCACCAAGGTGAACGATGTGGGTCTCTTTGCGGGACAGATTTGGGGAATGATGGCTGCATACATCTGCCAGGGTGTTGCAGAGTCTTTACACATGAGGATCCCTCCTTCCTTTGGTCAATGGATTCTGTGTCTGACAATTGACTCAGGTCTGGGAACTGGGGAAGACGTCATGACTCTTTTGGAGCACTCCCCTGCATTCTCCTGCTCACTCAACTTTGTTGTCtatcagacagtaaggaatctgcctgtaatgcaggagacctgggtttgatccctgggtggggaagatcctctggagaaggaaatggcaacccactccactattcttgcctggagaattccatggacagaggagcctggtgggctacagttaatgaggtcacaaagagtcagatatgactgagcgatgaACATTTTCACTTATGCTAATTAAGTCATGGATTTGTGGACAGCCCATCTCTCTTGACCCTAAGAACACCGTGTCCTGTTAGCAAGCTCTATACCCCTTTGCAGATCATAGCCTCTTTCTGCCACATCAGTTTTGCTGCTTTTACAATAATAGAGACCACATTCCTTTTGAAATTTAAGTGCCACCTGCTGAATTGAAGGGGATGTGATCCAAAACTTccaggtttttgtgtgtgtgtgtgtgtgtagaattaCAAGAAACACTGTCTCTGGAGTCGACACCTGCACAGGAATAATGCCAGAATTTTCTGCCCACAGGGACTGCTGTGGGCACTGTCCTCCTTTGGCTTTCCAGGGTCTGACAAACCAAATGTCACTCGGGCACTAGTTGTGAACACGCATGAGGCAGCTTGGGGATTTCGACCAATCAACCCTGTCGTGACTTTAAGAGGATGGTGATTCCATATCAGGGAGGACTGAGAGAAACTGGTGAAATTTAACTTTTACTCTTTACACTATTCCTAAGGAAACAGGAAAACTGGTATTACTGAGAGACAATATGAACTTGCATAGCAAAAATTCTAGTGAacccaccaaaaataaataaataaataaaacatataagaACCAGTTAATGAGTTCAGCCAGTACGCAGGATATGAGATCAATGTTTTAAAAACCCGATTACATTTCTGTATAGCAGCAATGAATCATCCCAAAGTGAAATCAAGAGAACAATTCTGTTCAGCATAGCAtccaaaggaaggaaattcttcaGAATAAGACTAATAGACAAACAAAAGACGTATGTGACTTGCACACTGAAAAGTACAAAACTTTGCTGAGTGGAGTTTACAAACATCTGTAAGAGAGAGGGTCTCTCTGTTCATGAGTCAGGAGGTGCGATGCTGTCAGATGGTGGTTCCTTCCAGTGTGATGTGATTCTCTTCAGTCCTTCCCCAAATGCCCAGAGACTTTTCTGTAAAAATGGATAAGCTGATTAAAAAATGACgatgcaaaagacccagaatagacACAAaatgtggtggggggtgggggaacgATGGAAGACTTACTTGCCCTTCGTGATTTCAAAACCCAGAGTTATGATAGAGACATCATGACAATACAGTTTTGTTGTAATTGTAGATGTAGAGCTCAAAGGGACAGAATTGAGAGTTCATAAATAAGCTCATTTATTTATGGTTCATGGATTAGTTTTTCAAGGTGCTAAATCCACATGGAAAGGATAAATCCACTTTTCAACAAGTGGGAGATCCACCTGCAAAAAATGTGAGTTTACACCACTTCCTCAGAACATACACAAAAACTAAGTCATCCAAGATAATGTTCATGACTTTACCTTTCGACGATATTTTCCCAAATATAACACTAAAGCCCAAACcgtgaaaggaaaacaaaaatcaatacagTGTAATTAATCgaaaattaaaactgttttcaCATATCCTTGCAATGGAATTCTGGTTaggaataaacagaaaagaacGACAAATCTGTGGTATAGTATGGATCAAGGAAATAAGTCATGTGACTCCTTTTCTATGCAATTTCCAGGAAAGGCAAATCAATAGAGATGGGAAGAAGAGCAATGACTGCATGAGAGTGGGCTGGGCAATCAGGGATTAACTGTAGGTGGGCAGAGGTAATCTTCCTGAGTGATGGAAATGTCCCAAAACTGGACTGTGATGAAGGCTACATGACTTAGGAAACTGACTAGCAATCACTGAATTGTACCTTTTCCATGGGTGAATTCCATGGTATGCAAATTACACTTCAATGAAGTTGAACAGGGCTTCTTTCCACTCagatttttttaatcaacttCCCTCTTTGGCAGCTCCTCTTCCATCCAAATAACTATTTTCACTATTTTCAAGTAACACTCAAGGTAACAACTCTCTGGTCAATTTCCTGGAGTCGACCCTGGGCTCTCTGAGACATGGAAGAAGACCTTCTTCCAGCAGGTTCTGGGCCTCACATCAGGGGAGAGTCACTCTTCCTCTGAGGAAACACTTGGAGATGTGGGTATAGAACACCTAGCTCCCTACCCCACTCAAATGCAATGCGACAGGCACCCACGAtgacttcctttctttccccaggAAGAGAACTCTCTAGCTTTACCCAGGATCCAAAAGGATGCTGCTCAGCAATGTCCCCTTTCAGATTTTCCCTCATCCCTGAGACACACCGTCTGCAGGTGTGAGGGCTGCCACTGTAGCTGGCCAAAACCTTGGCTTTCTCTGTCCACTGAAGACAAATAAAAAACATGGAGACAAAGTGTGGAGGCAACAGACaggtggctttaattctcagcCAGCAGAGAGGGGAACAAAGTAGGCTCATGCCTCAAAAACTGAGCCCCCTGTCCATGAGGAATCTAGGGGCTGATATAAGATGAGGGCTCCCagtcaggagtcagtgatgaggaacaaaggtgtTAGGATCTTGATTTCTTCGTCTTGCATTGTTTCAAAGTCAGTCATAGACTGGTGCCAATAACCCAGTAATTGATCCTGGCAGTTTGGTGACTCTCTGGCCTATTTTCTGATATGTAACTACAAGGGGAAGGGTGTTGTAAGGGGTAAACACCTGCTACACGATGTATTTAGCATAGagtcaaagaaaaacagatgTGAAGTATAgctcctgtgggcttccctggtagctctgctggtaaagaatccacatgcaatgcaggagactgcacttcaattcctgggttgggaagacccactggagaagggataggctacccactccagtattcttgggcttcccttgtggctcagctggttaagaatccacctgcaacgcgggagaccctgaagctcccctggagaagggaacggctagcctctccagtactctggcctggagaattccatggactttaccATCTATGACTTTAACACTTTCATAGCTCCTGTACAGTTAGGGCGCAGAAAGGCAAACCTTAGTTACAGATATGCAGAGTTAGGagcagttaaatttaaaaaacaaaaacaaaaaaccaacgaATGTTCAGGCGGGCTCACTGTTCTTTTTACATTCTTTCTTCtcaggaaagggggaaaaaaacaacaacaacaactcattcTTCTTGTTTTCATCTTCACTGCAACACTACCACCCAGCCTCATCACAATCATCTCCCACAGAAGGAACCCAGCTGCCCAAAGCCCCAAACCACCCTGCCTCAGGCACCGAGTGCTCCTTCTGGAGCCCCACCACCTCACACTGTGTTGCCTTGTTGTGTGGGACTAGGGGACATCTCTGCACGGTCCTCATGTGACTGCAGCTCCTACACCATCGCTCTAGGCGTGGGGGTGTTCTGCTTCTTCTACTGAACCCTCTGCTAACACGGCCTTCGCAGAGCAGAGGCTCCGTGAGACTCTGGCTGAGAATAAGCCAGTGAACAAGGTACATATTAACTCTGACCAATTTTACCCTACTGTCTTTAATAACTAATGCAAATCCAAATAAACATAGATCTTTTAGTTTTATAGATTAACAGATGACAAAAGGCtttagaacttttattttttattctctatttccttttatttttttccccatgcccAGCAAttttggggatcttagttccccaaccagggattgaacctgggccccagcaatgaaagtactgagtcctaaccactgcactgtCAGAGAATTCCCAATTTCTCTATTTCTTGACTCCATCAATTTTATTGTTCTTTCCCATTTCCAAGAAAATTCCTATTCCAATGAAATGTTAGCTTCCTCAGGGTCACAAAATAAAATAGGAGAGTTCCCAGGCTCTTTTACGGAACAGCAAAACTCCTGTCCTTAAACTTGGTAAGTACCTATACGTGTGTGACCATTGTCATTCACAAAGTTAGATACTGAAGTTTATTAAGCCTTCAGctgaaaaaaacatttgaaaaattcgTAAAGAAAGCAGAGATGAATCTCCAAGTCACTGTGGAAAGAAGGAACCCAAAGATGCTACACACCGAGTCCCCGCTACTGGCCCAGGCCCTCAAGACTGAGAAGGCTGACCGCTCCCTCTTCAGTCACGGAGGGAAGGATCAGccccccttcctgcccccaggaCACGCTGTTGGACGTGGACCTGGAAGGAGTCTGGCTGCTGCTCTGGCTCAgggcccctcttcctcctccctctcagccTCTGCAGGTGGGAGTGGGAAGGACCTGGAAGCCCCTGGATTGATGTTGAGCAGATGCTCTAGGACGTGCCGCTTGCTGCTCTCCACATAGGCCTGGGGACCCCACAGGAACTGGTAGCGAGCAGGGTCACCGCGGGGCACCTACTGATATTCCAGGAACCCCTCCTGAACCCACTTGGGTCAGCACTCCCTGGGGTCCCTATATATGTAGTGCTCCCTCCAGGTGTATACGCCCATGTCGTTCAGGGTTTCCCAGATCTCCTCCTCGTGGGCGCAGTTGCCCTCCAGGAGGGTCACGCCTAGAAGCACCACCAGGAGGCCGGCCTTGGGCATGCTGTGCCCATCGCTCACTAGCATGTAGGTGTGCTTCGTGTGGTCCACCTCCCTCACATCCACGCCGAAAACCAGCTGCAGGCACTCCGAGGCTTGGCGGAGGGCCTCAGGGAAGTGGTGCCCGTCCTCTCTGAGGACCATGTTCAGGATTTCTTCCTTCGTGGTTGGCTCCTTGCTGTGACACTTGAGGAGCAGGAAGTGCATGAGCTCCACCACCAGCAGTGCAGTGGGTCTGGGTGCGTGGACGTGGCACCTTCCCACTGGGTGCTCTCGGCCCCACCTAGTCTTGGCTGCTGGAGGCCTCATCTTTGGATTGGCTCCATGGAGCGGCAGCCATGGCACTGGGGAGAGAAAGGCACCTTGAGGGCTCGAGGTCAGGGGGGATgggggcttcagcatcagccagCTCCAGCTCCTGCCGGGTGCCCAGGAAcaggacagaggaggaggaggaaagcgAGGAGGAGGGAGAAACGTATgcaacctcctcctcctcctcctcctcctcctccccctaaaTAAACAGTCCCTCCACTGGGCTCTCAGCCTCCCTTGGGTCCTGAAGGTTGGTCTCACTCTCCTCATGGAGCTCGCTCATCCCAGGCATCAAACCACAGACAGAAGTGAGGCAGGGGGACAGATGGGGACCACGGGCCTGCGGGAGAGAGGGGGTTTGAGCCGCCTTGGCTGTTTGAGTTTGAGtccagggtttgaatccagggTTTCAGTCCACCCTGGGTGGACTGACACAGGCCACTGACAGGTCTCCTCTTGAGGGGTGCTCTCGGGCCTCACAGGGACGCTCCTCCTGGGCAGGCTGTCTTCTGCTAACCCAAAGGAGGAAGTGAGGTGGCACCCAGGGGTGCAGTCAGCACAGACTGAGGTTCCGGGGCTGATATGGTGGGGGGAATTGGGCCTTGTGAGGTCCCGTCTGTTCTAGGATGGGGAACCTCTGATGCACACTCAGGGCACCCACCTCACCTAGACTCCTGGCACTGCCTGGACCGCCTCTGCTCTGCAACCTGTGGACACGAGCTTCAGACCTGTGCTTTCACCTCTGGGTTCCTGGAGCCCCTGTGAGAGGAAACAAGGGGGCACCTCGGCCGTAGACTGTGGCATGGCACTGGGGCCCTTGGTGCTGACGGAGGCCTGGGCTGTACTCGGTGAGGTTCCGCTTGTCCTGAGGTCAGTGGTTCCCCCTGTGCTTACAGAGGGCCCTCCACTTCCTCCTGGCAGTGTCTGGGCCCTCCTGTCTGTGGTCCTAAGGCAACATTCTCAAGACAAATTCCCTGTACTGAAAGGAAATTTCAGTATGAGATGAGAGAGGGGCCCTGAATACTGCACGCCTGCCCAGGGCTAACAGGGCTCACAAGGGACAACAAGGGGCGGCCAAGCTCTATGGAGTCCCTCTGCTGGGATGACGGGCAGGTGGCTCAGTCTCCTCCTTGACACCCTGGAAGGACGGGGGCAGTGCCCTCTGTTGACTGTGACCCATCTCCATAAGCAAAGGCCTTAACATGCATGACACCGCAAGTGAGAGCACCAATGCACCCACCTATTCTGGGCGACCCCAGTGTCACCAAAGGGGCACGGCAGGCTGGGCTCCAAGTACTGTGTGTGAGGAGGGGGTCTCCCCAGTGCTCCCCCTGACCTCTGCGAGGGCCGGAGTCCAGACCCTCAGAGGAAGGCCCCCTGGCCTTGACCAACCATCTGGCTGAGAAGGTGGGCCTCAGGGTTCCGATGGTTTCTAGGGCATGAAGGAGGGATTTCTGTGGCCCCCTCTTTGTGCTGGGAGTTGGGGTTCCCCACTTCTCCTCAGGGTCCTCAC
This genomic interval from Bos indicus x Bos taurus breed Angus x Brahman F1 hybrid chromosome X, Bos_hybrid_MaternalHap_v2.0, whole genome shotgun sequence contains the following:
- the LOC113888167 gene encoding melanoma-associated antigen 9-like, which codes for MGQTKLHGNQSKGPEDGLRISFPKNSGDPVWWGWGSACGGGGPRGGRLCWGSHLWSMSARQQEESQSHQESRRQPAQEERPCEAREHPSRGDLSVACGEEEEEEEEEVAYVSPSSSLSSSSSVLFLGTRQELELADAEAPIPPDLEPSRPTALLVVELMHFLLLKCHSKEPTTKEEILNMVLREDGHHFPEALRQASECLQLVFGVDVREVDHTKHTYMLVSDGHSMPKAGLLVVLLGVTLLEGNCAHEEEIWETLNDMGAYVESSKRHVLEHLLNINPGASRSFPLPPAEAEREEEEGP